Within the Gloeobacter kilaueensis JS1 genome, the region CCCAGATCCGCGCCGCTCAAATCGGCGTACTGCAGGCAGGCAAAGCTCAAATTCATCCGACAGAGATTTTCTTTGCGCAGATCGGCGAAGGCAAGGTTCTCGCCGCGCTCGTAGCGGAGGATGAGTCCCCTGCGTCCGCCCACCGCCCGCAGCGGCAACCGCTCGCTTAGATCCGCTTCCAGCATCGCTCCAGCATAGATGGCGAGTAACTCCCAGGCCCGTTGCCGCACCTCCAGACACGTATCTTGCTCCAGCACCGTCACCGCCAGCGCCAGCCCCTTCTCGCCGTACTCGATCACCCCTGGCAGTGCCTCCCGGCGCTCGCAGGCGGAGGGCGACTGCAAAAGACGCATCTTCAGCCCCGCAAATCCCCCGATAGCCGGGGCATCGATTGCCGACAGCCTGCCTCCTAAAATTGGATCGCGGTTTTCCGGGCTCATGGCTTTTATAGTGGCACGGAGCGCGACCAGATTCTGGGCAGGTGGTACATTGCGCTCGTGGACGATTGGGAGGAACAGTGCATGGCCGCATCGATAGAAGAACTCCGCCAACAGCTTGCGAGCGACGTTGCGAGCGACCGGATCGCCGCCGCCCTGGATCTGCGCTTTGTGCGCTCAGCCGAAGCGGCTGCCCTGCTCAGACAGGCCGCCCAGGATGCGGTGCCGCTGGTGCGGGTCTACGCCGCCGTCGGCCTGGCCCGCCAGGATCTCGATCAGGCGTTCGAGACGCTGGTGATTTTGCTCAAGAGTGACCCCGACGGTTCGGTGCGCGCCGAAGCGGCGGGTTCGCTGGGCCTGTTGCGCGACCGCCAGGCTTTCGAGCCGCTCGTGGACGCCTACGAAAACGACGGCGACTGGATCGTGCGCTACAGCGCCATCGTCGCCCTCGGACAACTGGCCGAGCCGCGCAGCTTCGCTGTCTTCAGCGCTGCCCTCGATAGCCCGATCGAGATGATTCGAGACGGGGCGATCGGTGCTCTTGGCGAACTGGGGGACCGCCGCGCCGTCGAGCGACTGTTACCGCTAGTTGGCCATCCAGAAGCCGAAGTCCGCCGCCGCGTCGCCGTTGCCCTGGGCAAAATCGGCGATCCAGCGAGCCAATCCGCCCTCGGCTTTCTTGCCAAAGACGACGATCCAAAAGTCGCCGAAGCTGCTCAGAGCGCAATGCAAGCGCTGGAGCGCCCGTAAGTCAGGCAATCAAGAGGTGGTGTAGCGCCGGCATGTCTGCTGGAAACGCTCTATAGCCCGCGCTCGAACGCTCTCAGGTCCAACGATCAAGCAATCGGGCCCGTAGGGGTAGATTTCGCGCAAAAACCAGAAGGTCGAATCGACCCGGCGAACGACCTGCCGCACAGGCTCTCTCTCCAGCCATCGATAGACAGCATCCTCGGGGCGAGGAACGTAAGCATGCGCCAGACCCTCATAAAGGTGCATTTCTACCTCGATCTTGTCTGGCCCGACGCGCCATTTTCCTGGCGCAGGCAGTACCTCGACGCCCTGCAGCCGGTCCAGCCGGAGGCTCCAGTTGTGGGTCAGCCCTGGAATCTCCCTGTTGCCCTCGCACTCCTCGCTCCAGATCTCCAGATAAAGGCGCTTCTCGCGGAAGCGAATGCGGGCGTAGCGGACAGTAAGCTGCCAGGCACGCTCGGCTGCATCCTGATAGAGCAGACGGAACGGTTGAGTTTGACGAATATAGCGGTCGATAATCCCGCGCCAGGACGCCTGAACGCCTTGAAAACGCTCTGCCAGCCTGTCGCGCAGTGGCCCTGTGACCTCTCCCCGCTCCAGAAGCAAATGCCCCAGTGCCTGCGCCGCGTCAGCCTCTCCCACATCCAGAAGCAAGTCGGCAGCCTTCACCAGCGCCCCTATACGCTCCTCCGACCAGTCGGCGTTGTGGGCCACCAGCAACTGGCGTTGGGCAATGTTCTTGACAAGCTGGGTGATGTTTGGGCGCTCTCCCCAGAGCACTCCCAGTTCCACGGCCAGGTTCTCAAGTCGTGCTTTATCTGTATTGCCCAATGAAAGCGTGATCGTCTGCTGCTTGCGTTTCACCGTGCCTGTCACCTCATAAAGTACACGTATACCTTGGCTTGCAAAACCTAGATCTGGGATGAGATGCTGGATTCATCGCCAGAGTTCCTGTGTATGCCTGACACCCTTCTGTTAAAGCCTGTTTTCTCCCGTCCCGCCAGCACTCTGCCAGCGAGGATACAGTTACCGCCTGGCTGGCAGCGGTTGGCCTGGCACCAGGCCGAGACCCTGCGCGCCCTAGATGACCCGGAAGTAGATGTGATCGTCAACACGGCGATGACCGGCGACGGCAAGAGTCTGGCGGCCTACCTGGGAGTGCTGACGCGGGACCGGACAACTATTGGAATGTATCCGACCAACGAACTGGCTCGCGATCAAGAAGGGCAGGTGCGCGGCTACATCCAGCAGTTTGCTCCGAGTTGGGAACCGAGGCTGGTGCGGGTGAGTGGGCCAGAACTGGAGGTGTATGCCCGCGAGGCTGAAATCAAAAAAGGAGCGGCATTATCGAGCCTGAGTGCCCAGCGGGAAGTGCTGCTGACCAACCCAGACATTTTCCACTATCTGCACCGGGGCGCGTACATCTACGACAAAGACAGCTCGGATAGGCTCTGGCAGCGCATCGACAATGACTTCGAGCTATTCATCTTCGATGAGTTTCATGTCTTTGGTCCGCCGCAGGTCGCCGCCGTGATCAACACACTGCTTTTGCTGCGCTACACGATGGGCCGCAAAAAGTTCATGTTTCTCTCAGCAACACCGGACCCACAACTGATCGAGCGGCTGCGACTTGCCGGGTTCAACGTCCGCGAGATCGATCCGAAGGCAGCGGACTGCTATCGTTCACCCGCAGATGACACCGAAGCGCAGGCACTGACTGAGCAGGGTTGGCGACGGGTGAGCCGGGGGCTGGAGCTGGAGTTCATCCGGCTTGAACCCTCGCCTCGGGCTTCCGAAGCGTGGCTGCGGGAGAATGCCTCCCGTATCCTGGAGTATTTCCTGACCTATCCCGGCAGCCGGGGGGCGATCATTCTCAATTCGATCGCCTCGGTAAAGCGGCTCCTGCCCCACTTCCAGGCCATCTTCATAGCGGCGGGACTCACTGTGCGCGAGAACACTGGCCTTACCGGTGCAGCGGGACGGCGCGAATCGCTAGAAGCTGATCTGGTTCTGGGCACGAGCACGATCGATGTGGGCGTTGATTTCAAGATCAACTTTCTTGTCTTCGAGTCGTCGGATGCGGGCAACTTTATCCAGCGTCTGGGCCGTCTCGGTCGTCACGACGGTCATGAATCTGCTAACGGCTTTGCTCCCTTCCAGCATTTCAAAGCGATTGCTCTGGCCCCCAACTTCTTTGTCGAACGCCTCTTCGACACCCCAGAAGCACCCTTTAGTGGAGGCGGAACCTTCGATCGCTTCTTCTTAAACGAGCAGATCCGCGCCCACTACCGCCAGATCAACGAATTTAGCGGCTACTACAAGACCTGGGGAGCGATTCAGTCTCTCAAGATCGCTTATGAGCTCGGGCACACCACGATCAAGGCGCAGTATGCCGAAGCGAAAGTGGCCTTCAGCGATGCCTGCCAGCAGGTGTTCGGCGTCGCGCTATCGCCATTGTTCGGGCGGGTAAAAGGTTGGGAGCGGGAGTGGCACGAGCTGTCTGGCCAGAAGGGCAACCCGATCTTCGATGTCGCCACTTCCTTCCGGGGTGCGGGCGATCTCCAGTGCGGCCTCTACGATCCGACCGAAACTCACCAAGCCGATCGCTTCAAAACTTACGGCCTGCCTGGCGTCCTCGCCAATCTCCAGGTCGAAGCCTGGACAAAGGCAGAATTTCTGGCTGCTCTGGAAGAAGCCGAGCAGCGCAGCGGCAGGCCAATCGCCCGAGGTGCGTTCAAATATTGCCTCGCCTTCTTCCGCCTGATTGGCTACCGCGAGGAGCGCCTGAACTGGAAGTTCGTCTACAGCGGTGACATCGACGAACTGCTCCAAAAATCGACGGCGCAGGTGGTGCGTGGCCTGGAAGTCTGGCAACCGGAGAACCCGGACATCCGGGAGATCAACAAGCGCCTGCGCCAGGAAGGACTGGTCTGCTTCGTGGTGGAGCGTCCTGTGTTGGAAGTGCGCAACCGTCTGCGGCTCCCGATGCACTTTCAGATCTACCCTCTCGCCGACGAGCGCAGCCTCTACGACGCCAACGCTCCTTGTTCGATCGCCTTCGGCCAGTCGGCCCTTCTGCTGGATACATTGTCCGCTCGATTACCATCGCCAGCGACATCCTGGATCGCCGGGGGCTGAGATGCTGACCTACCTTGATGAGTGCAAAGTTGTCACACTCAAACCCCAGAGCTATCCGCCCCAGCCCACGTCTCCTGACAACTTGAGCAGCTTGTTGAAGAGCCTGTAACTACCTGAGCATCCACAGTTCGACTAGATTTTGTGATTCTTAACGCACTCAGCTGAGAGATAGGAACCATACTGGTTCTGCTTTTTCGTGGGATTTCACGTCTTTTCTTTTGGAGAACATCTATGAATTTCGGCGATGAGAATGAAGAACTGTACGACGAAAGCGAGGAAGAAGACGAAGAAGAGTCTCTGGAATTTGACGCACCGGGCTCTGAACCTTCTGCAGCTGAAGCCCTGGCTTTGCGGTTGCTCCAGGGAGCGATCCGGGCACAGAACCCCGACGATCGCTGCATGGCAGACTTTGCCGAGTACGTTCTGCCGAACCTGTTGCGGGTGACGGTGGGAGCAACGGCGAAGGGCGGAGAATTTTTTGACAACCTGGACGTGCAGGGCATCAAAATCCGGCGGGACAATGCTGCAGACCAGTCCCTCGCTACGCATCTGTTGAACGGCATCTTCCCAGCCAATCTGATCGAACAGCGTCTGGAGCAGATGGATACGACGATCCGCCGCTGTGTCAGCGAGAGGGAACGACGGATCGTTCTGGCGGCCTTTGTGCTGCACGACTTTGAAAAGTTCCCGGATGTGACGGATCAGGCGCGGGGTTTGCCACTGGAGGGCCAGCGGCAGATTGTGGCAGAAAAAATAGTGCAACTGGGCCTCGACCGCTTTCTCGACCCGGAGAACCCGGACACCTGGCGCACTTATCTAGACGATCTTCTGGCTATCGCCTTCAACACCCAGCGGCGCTGGGGTACCAACTGGAACTTTGGGGCCGGGGGATTGAGGCCAGTTCTACCCAGCCGGACGTTGCGCCAACTGACAGAACTCACTTGTCTGGCGGACTCCCTCGCCTCGATCGTGAAGCACCCCTGGGATGCAGGTCACACCAAGTTCAAAGAACTGCTCCACGAGCTGTGCGAAGGGCAACTCGTCTTGACCTACCATGCGATCACCGAGAACCGGGGCGTGCTCACGAACATCCTCAACAACGTCCTGATCGACATTCATCCTGCACCGCACTACACGCCCCTGCTCTACCTACCCACGGGGGTAATTTATCTGGCAACCAAAGATGCCCCGCCCATCGATGCCGCTGATTTGCCGGAACGAGTCATCGAGCGGATCAAGAAGCTCTGTGCTGGGGAGTTGCGTCGCCGCCAGACGGGTTTCGGTCGCGACGGCAAGGGGATGAAGTTTGCCGAGTACTACACGCTCTTTTTTGAGGATGCGGGCCTGATGGGCGTCGCCCTGGACGCGGTGCTGAAGATGATGGACCCGAGCAAGAACAAGAAACCTGTCTCCGCAGCCCGCAGCGAAAATCTCAAGCGCTTCCAGAGCCAGAAGGTGTTGCCAGAGGGCTTCGACTTCGACTTCGGTGACGACACCCGCATCGATCAGCTGGCCGAGTTCTGCGATCTGGTAAGTCGCAAGATCTGGGGCGAGCGGCGCAACAAGATCGAGGAGGCGTGCAAGAAGGATAAAAAGCTCCCCGCTCCCGAGCCAGTAGATCTGGTCGCCGAGATCTGCCGGGAGTGGCAACTGGAAGAATGCCTGCCTGCCCTTAAACACATTGGCCGCATCAACGAGAGCCTGCGGGAGAACAACCTCAAGGGCAATACCGGCGGCGTCCCTTACGAGTGGTATTACCTGGCGGCCCAATACCTGAAGCACCACCCCGGTATCGAGAACGTGCGCTCCGTCTGCGAGGGGGTGATCGCTTACGCCGCCAGGCGATTGCAGCCAATTCTTGAGCGTTACCCTCTACCCGACGGCTGGGACGACCTGCGGGCATGGGTTGCGAACACTGTTGTTTTGCCTGCCCAGCAGCGGGAGCGCGAACTGCCCCAGGGCACCTTCCTGGACGAACTGAACCGCTATCAGGCAGCGAAGAAGCCAGGCCGGGGCCGCCAGCTCATCTGCTCGATCTCCCATAGTGCTTACACGGTGAGCGAACAGATGGAATCGGCGGTGCTCTTTACACCCCAGGTCTACACGAATAAACAGATGCTCGGCGGCTCGAACGCCAAGCGCAACATCTCCAGCATCGCCGCCACGGAGATGATGCTGCGCCAGATCCTGATGAGCAATACCGGGGCAGTGGGCAAGCGCTTCGAGGACGGCAAGTACCGTTACCTCTACCTCTATCCCACCTACTACTTCACCCCGGAGACGAACCGGTTTTTACAGAAGGCGTACCGGGCGATGGCCGAAACCCGGTTCACTTTTAAGTTGCGCAATCACTTTGTCCGCAAGAACTTTACAGCTGATTTTTCAAAGGCGAACTACCAGAGCGTGGATGCCTTTTTGCTCGACCCGGAACTGGAGCGCAGCAAGGATCGCACCTTCAAGCTCGCCTATCCCGACGACCAGCCTTTGACGTTTTACTTTATGGCGTTGCCGCCGGGGCGCGACCCCACTGATACCGAATCCTGGATCATGCCTGCCTGGCTGGGGCTGACGCTGCCGCTCATCCTCGATGTAAAGGCAGTCGTCTCCGAGTCCCCAATTCCGCCCTTTCTCGACGGCAGCGAGTTCGAGGAAACGGTATTTCTCGACGGTGCGCCCCAGGCGATTCGCTCGCTCGTTCGCAACGACAGCTTCCGGCTCAATCACCTGCTGGGTCGCAATCCGAAAGAGCCCCGGCAGCCTCCAGCCCTCACTGCCCTCACCGCTGCCTACGCCATTCACCTCGATGTGTTTGCCCGCCAGGGAGATCCGAAGTGGAATCGGCTGCCGGAGCTGGCCTTCGACCTCGATACCAGCCCGCTTTACGTCTTCAGCTATCTCAAAAAGTGGGTGCGCGATCAAGGTGTCGAAGCTCCGTCGATCGACCGGATTCGGCTCTATGCCTACTCCTTTTATCCTTGCTTCGATCCTGAAGTTTCTTACATTCCTGACTCGGAGGAGTTTATTGTGCCTGAAACCTCGCCGCTCAACCGCCCGAAAACACTCACTGAGCTGTACCGGCGCTTCTACCGCGCCGAGAAGCGCTACAACGCCAGCTCCCGCTCGGTTTTGCGTCCGCTCGACGACGCTGCCAGTGTCGTCATGCTCGCTGACCCGGCTCTTAGAAGCGATGAACTGGTCGTCCTCGTCGCCGGGGGGGTGGGCAAACTGATGGACCGCGTGCGCGCTTCTACCGCCGAGGGCCGCTGGGTGATCCGCGACCGCGAAGCAGAGCGCCTCGCCATCCTCGAATTTGCCCGCTACTTCGTCGAGGACGTGTTCGTAAAAACCTTCGACTCCGACCGGGCGCGCCTCGATGGCCGCCAGCTCAACCTGTTGCGCGACGCCTGCGAATTTCTCTATCGGCTGGAGGAGGACCGGGAACTTGCTGCAAAGCCCCAGCCCCCCGGCCCTGACGAACCAGCTTCCCCCGACGAATCGGCTCCTGCTGCTTGAACTCACACCACAAGGAGAAAACATCATGGCCCTGCTTTCGACCCTCGATCCGAAGTACTTTCACAGCGCCATCCCCTACAAGCCGATGGGCAAGTACGTTCACTTTCTCACCGTGCGGATCACCGAGTCTTACCCGCTCTTTCAGACCGACGGCGAATTAAATAAAGCCCGCGTGCGCGCCGGGATTCAGGACGACACGCCCATCAGCCGACTCGCCATGTTCAAGCGCAAACAGTCCACCCCTGAGCGATTGGTGGGCCGGGAGTTGCTGCGCCGCTACGAGATTCCTGGAGCCGAAAAGTGCGAGTACAACGTCGAATTCTCGATGAACACGCCCGACTGCATCCTCTACGGCTTCGCCATCGGCGATTCGGGCTCCGAAAAGTCCAAGGTCGTCGTGGACACCGCCTACTCGATCACCGCCTTCGACGGCTCCCACGAGCGCTTTACCCTCAACGCGCCCTACGAGAACGGCACGATGGCCTCGAAGGGAGAGCCAGGCACCAAGGCGGGTGAGGTGACAAGCCGGATCAACTCCCAGGATCACATCAAGCCTCAGGTGTTCTTTCCGAGTATCGTCACCCTCAAAGATCCCACCGAAGCGGGCTTTCTGTACGTCTTCAACAACCTGCTGCGCACCCGCCACTACGGCGCACAGACCACCCGCACCGGCAAGTTGCGCAACGAACTGATCGGGGTGTCCTTCTCAGACGGCGAGATCCTGAGCAACCTGCGCTGGACCCAGGCCATTTACGACGCGATGAAGGCGAACGATACGCTCACTGACCCACTCAACGAGGACGAAGTGATCCAGGCTGCCGCCAGGACGATTACGGAGCTACTGGCAAAGGAGTGCGTCGTGCATACGGACTTGATCGCAGAGGCGTTCGCTCCGGTTCTGGCCGAGGTGCGGCAGTTGACCGGCAGCGAGGCGGGCATCCGCCGTCTCCTGGAGCAGGCCGACCGCGAGGCAAAGGAGTACAACAAAAACCACATCAAGCAGAAGGCCACGAAGGCTGCAAAGGAGTCGTGAGATGGTGTTTGTTCACCGCTACTGCTTCGAGCTGCACGACAGCCTCTACTTTGCCACCCGCGAGATTGGACGGCTCTACGAGACCGAACCGATCCTGCACAACTACGCCCTCTGCTACGCCCTCGGCCTGGTAGACAGCGACCGCCACGGCACCCGCGTTCCGGAGGCGCAGGGCTACCGCTACTTCAGCGCTGAGCAGGTACCACATTATGCCGTGCATCTGGAGGCTCTCAACCGGGCAGGCATCTACGTCACCCCAGCCCGAACGCTCCAGCACACCACTGTGCTCAACACCTGGAAGTACGGCGACAACCGCTACCGCGTCGAGATGGGCAAGACCCAAAAAAATATCCCGAGCTTCGGTCGGGCCAAGGAGGTCGCCCCCGGCAGCACCTTCGAGTTCTTCTTGATCGCCTCGAAACCTCTGGATTTGCCCCGCTGGATTCGGCTGGGCAAGTGGCTGAGCAAAGCGGAACTCACCCTGGTCAATGTGCGACCGCTCGAACCTGCCCGCAGCGAGACCGAATTTGTCTGTGCGGCCCCCCTCAACCCCCTGGATGTCATGTTCAGCCATTCGGTTCTGAGCTACGACACGGTGAACATGCCGCCGGTGAGTCTGATCCGCAACGTCCGGCTGCGCGGGATCGCCCTCGACTGCGACGGGATAAAACTGCCCGGACGGATGCAGTTTCGCTTTAGCGCCCCCGCCTGACACCTTCTGATCTATACCCCCTTTCCAACCCATGCCCTACTCTCTGGTCGTCAACTTGCTGCCCCGCGAACCGATTCAGCCCGGTTATCTCGAAGGCCGCCACCTGCACGCGCTATTTCTCTCGATGGTCAACGCCGTCGCTCCAGATCTGGCCACCCACCTGCACAGCGATACGCGGGACAAAGCCTTCGCCCTCAGTCCCCTCCAGACGCGCTCCCCCGACGAAGCGCTTCAGACCTTTCATACCCGGCCCATCCCTGCCGGTACCTCCTGCTGGTGGCGCATTGGCCTGTTAGACGAAGCGCTTTTTAGCCAGCTCACTCAGCTCTGGCTCAACCTCAATCCCCGGCACGCCTGGCACCTGGGTGCAGCCAACCTGGAGATCGCTTCTATTCTCGCCACCGCCCAATCGCCCCAGCCCTGGGCCAACAGCCAGACCTACAGCGCACTCTTCGAGTCCGCCTCCGCCGAGGAGCGCTACCTCAGCCTGCGCTTCTGCACGCCCACCTGCTTCAGGCAAAACGACTACGACACGGCCCTGCCTACCGCTGAACTCGTCTTCGGAAGCCTGCTCAAGCGCTGGCAGAAGTATAGTCCAATTGCGATCCCCTGGGAGGTGATCGAACTGGTGCGCAGGCAGGTCTTTCCCTGTCGCTTCGCAGTCGAGACGCGGCGGGTGGCCGACCAGCGCAGCAAATTCATCGGCTGTATCGGCACGATCACCTACGAGATTCTGGGCCAGGTGTCGCCCGATCTCATCCGCCAGATCAACGCCCTGGCCGACTTTGCCCTCTACGCCGGGGTCGGGCGTAAGACGACGATGGGCATGGGCATGGCCCGGAGAATTCGATCATGATTGCTGATGAGCAATACGTTCCCATCGCCGCTCTCAACCAGTACGCCTACTGCCCGCACCGCTGCTGGCGCATGTTTTGCGCCGGAGGCTTTACCGACAACGCGGCGACGATCGAAGGCAGCGACCTGCACCGCCGCGTCCATACCGTCGGTAGCGGGAACCGCGACGAGGTGCAGCAATGGCGAGGCATCTGGCTGCGTTCCGAACAATACGGCCTCATCGGCAAGGCGGACTTGATCGAGTACCGGGAGAACCTGTACTGCCCGGTGGAGTACAAGCGCGGCGCTCAAAGTGACTGGGACAACGACGCGCTGCAACTGTGCGGTCAGGCGCTCTGTCTGGAGGAGATGACCGGGAGCACCGTACCGGTGGGCTTCATCTATTCGACCCGGTTGCACCGCCGGGAAGCCGTTCCTCTCGTTGGTCCTGTCCGAATGCAGACCGTCGAGACGATCGCAGCGGTGCGCGAGATGCTGACTTCCGGCGCAATGCCACCGGCCATCTACTCAAAGCGCTGCGAAGGTTGCAGTCTGCTGGAACAGTGCCGTCCGAAGCTCGCAGCAAAAGTAGCAAAGTACCAGGAGGAAAATTAAGCGATGGGCACCGTGTACGTAAATCAAGAAGATGCCTTTTTGGGCCGCAGCGACGAGCGGCTAAAAATTACCCACGAGCGCCGCACCCTCCTGGAAGTACCGCTTCTGAGGATCGACGGCATCGTGGTATTGGGCCGGGCCCACTTTTCTCCGGCCCTGATGGGCGAATTGCTGGAGCGGCGCATTCCGATGAGCTTTCTCTCGCCCACCGGGCGCTATCTCGGGCGTGTGGAGCCGGAGCTATCCAAAAATATCTTTGTGCGCTCAGCCCAGTGGCGCGCCAGTGAGCAGCCTGAGCGGACCCTGCACCTGGCACGGGCGTTCGTGCGCGGCAAATTAAAAAACTGCCGAAACGACCTGATGCGCGCCCAGCGGGAACACCCGGAGTTGAACGTCCAGAAGGCGATCGAGAGCATTCAGCAAAACATCGATGCTCTGCCACGCACTGAGAATGTCGATAGCGTGCGCGGCCTCGAAGGAGCTGGTAGTGCGTCCTACTTCGCCGTCTTCGAGCAGTTGATCAGAGTAAAAGGGTTCTCGTTCACCCACCGCAACCGCCGCCCGCCCCTCGATCCCGTCAACGCTCTGCTGAGCTTTGGCTACTCGCTGCTTCGCCACGATATCCAGAGTGCCCTCAACATCGTCGGCTTTGATCCGTACCTGGGCTTCCTACACACCCAGCGCTACGGGCGGCCTTCCCTCGCCTTGGATCTGATGGAGGAATTTCGCCCCCTCGTCGTCGATGCGATGATCCTTGGCTGTCTGAATAAATCCGTCCTCCAACCCACAGACTTTGAAAGCGAGCCTCTAAGTGGCGCAGTCAGCCTGAATGCCGAGGCCCGCAAGCAGTTTCTGCGTCAGTACGAGCAAAAAAAGCAGTCGCGCTTTCGGCATCTAGTACTTGAAAAACAATGCACCTATCAGGAAGCCTTCGAGATCCAGGCGCGCCTGCTGAGCAAGTATCTGCTTGGAGAAACCCACCAATACCCGCCACTCATCCTGAAATGAACCATGTTCGTTCTG harbors:
- the cas4 gene encoding CRISPR-associated protein Cas4, which translates into the protein MIADEQYVPIAALNQYAYCPHRCWRMFCAGGFTDNAATIEGSDLHRRVHTVGSGNRDEVQQWRGIWLRSEQYGLIGKADLIEYRENLYCPVEYKRGAQSDWDNDALQLCGQALCLEEMTGSTVPVGFIYSTRLHRREAVPLVGPVRMQTVETIAAVREMLTSGAMPPAIYSKRCEGCSLLEQCRPKLAAKVAKYQEEN
- the cas1d gene encoding type I-D CRISPR-associated endonuclease Cas1d codes for the protein MGTVYVNQEDAFLGRSDERLKITHERRTLLEVPLLRIDGIVVLGRAHFSPALMGELLERRIPMSFLSPTGRYLGRVEPELSKNIFVRSAQWRASEQPERTLHLARAFVRGKLKNCRNDLMRAQREHPELNVQKAIESIQQNIDALPRTENVDSVRGLEGAGSASYFAVFEQLIRVKGFSFTHRNRRPPLDPVNALLSFGYSLLRHDIQSALNIVGFDPYLGFLHTQRYGRPSLALDLMEEFRPLVVDAMILGCLNKSVLQPTDFESEPLSGAVSLNAEARKQFLRQYEQKKQSRFRHLVLEKQCTYQEAFEIQARLLSKYLLGETHQYPPLILK